The region AGCTAGCTCTGTGTTGATTACGTCAATATCGCTGCTTGGGCTAACTTTACCGGCAACGTGAACAATGTTTTCATTTTCAAAACAACGTACCACATGGCCAATCGCATCTGTTTCACGAATGTTAGCTAAGAACTTGTTACCTAAACCTTCACCTTTTGAGGCACCAGCAACAAGACCCGCAATATCAACAAATTCCATGGTGGTTGCGATAACGCGCTCAGGGTTAACAATCTTGGCAATTTGGTCTAAGCGAGGATCTGGCACAGGTACCACACCCGTGTTAGGTTCGATGGTACAGAACGGGAAGTTAGCCGCTTCAATACCCGCTTTTGTTAATGCGTTGAACAAAGTAGATTTACCTACGTTTGGCAAACCAACAATACCACATTTAAAACCCATGATTTTTTCCTATCTCGTTATCGCCGATGTGCGGCAAATTAATTTGTGTCAGTACTTTTGGCCTATGCTAAAACTATGCAGCTTTAAAGCTGTGTAAACGATTTTGCGCTTTCTTTAAATCGTCTTTTAGCCAAATTTCAAAGCAGCGGCTTGCTTCATCAACCGCTTGATCAATTAACGTTTGCTCGGCAGCAGGTGCTTTGCCAAGTACGTGTCCGGTTACGCGATCTTTATGGCCGGGGTGACCAATGCCAATGCGCAAACGGTAGAAATCTTTATTATTTGCCATTCTGGCAATAATGTCTCGTAAGCCATTATGACCACCATGGCCACCACCCATTTTTATTTTACAAACTCCCGGTGTCATGTCCATTTCATCGTGTGCAACAAGCATTTCGCTAACGGGAATTTTGAAAAAATTCGCCAACGGTGCCACGGCTTGACCACTGCGATTCATAAAAGTGGTTGGAATAAGTAAATGAACAAGTTGACCCGCAATTTGCCCTTTGCCATAAAGGCCAGCATATTTCTTTTCGGGTTTTAAGGGGATGTTATGGATGCGAGCAAGTTCTTCAACGAACCAGACGCCAGCGTTATGGCGAGTTTTGGTGTATTCGGGGCCGGGATTACCCAGCCCCACAACTAATTGAATAGTCATAAACGAACGTTATGATTACTCTTCAGTTGCTTCTTCTTCAGCAGCTGCGTCGTTACCGCCTTTAGGAGCGTTTAATGTAACAACAGCTTGGTCGTGGCTTTCACCTTTAGCTAATTCATCAGAAGTAACGCCTTCTGGGAATTTAACGTCAGATAGGTGAAGAGTTTGACCAACTTCTAAGTCTGCACAATCAACTTCGATGAACTCTGGCAAGTTACCTGGTAAACAAGTAATTGCGATTTCAGCGATGTGGTGAGCAACAGAACCACCTTTCTTCGCAGCAGCTTCTTCATTTAAGAAGTGAACTGGAACGTTAGTGTGTACAGCGTGTGTAGCATCAATACGCATGAAGTCCATGTGCATTACTAGCGGCTTGTAC is a window of Thalassotalea euphylliae DNA encoding:
- a CDS encoding 50S ribosomal protein L25/general stress protein Ctc: MMTDLFTLDAEVRTDLGKGASRRLRHANKVPAILYGEGKEPVSLTLAHNKVFRAQEEEAFYSHVLTLNVDGEKVECLLKDMQRHPYKPLVMHMDFMRIDATHAVHTNVPVHFLNEEAAAKKGGSVAHHIAEIAITCLPGNLPEFIEVDCADLEVGQTLHLSDVKFPEGVTSDELAKGESHDQAVVTLNAPKGGNDAAAEEEATEE
- the pth gene encoding aminoacyl-tRNA hydrolase; the protein is MTIQLVVGLGNPGPEYTKTRHNAGVWFVEELARIHNIPLKPEKKYAGLYGKGQIAGQLVHLLIPTTFMNRSGQAVAPLANFFKIPVSEMLVAHDEMDMTPGVCKIKMGGGHGGHNGLRDIIARMANNKDFYRLRIGIGHPGHKDRVTGHVLGKAPAAEQTLIDQAVDEASRCFEIWLKDDLKKAQNRLHSFKAA